The following coding sequences are from one Novosphingobium sp. Gsoil 351 window:
- a CDS encoding VOC family protein → MPAARLEHANITVSDPDRSAALFEKLCGWHERWRGPSQLGGWTIHVGTPEAYLAIYTNEGRGGPYAKGAPLNHIGIEVDDLDAAEAVVVSHGLEPFSHADYEPGRRFYFFDWDGIEFEVVSYA, encoded by the coding sequence ATGCCCGCAGCCCGCCTCGAACACGCCAACATCACCGTATCCGATCCCGACCGCTCCGCCGCGCTGTTCGAAAAGCTGTGCGGCTGGCACGAGCGCTGGCGCGGGCCGTCGCAATTGGGGGGGTGGACGATCCACGTCGGGACGCCCGAAGCCTATCTCGCGATCTACACCAACGAAGGCCGCGGCGGGCCTTACGCCAAGGGCGCGCCGCTCAACCACATCGGGATCGAGGTCGACGATCTCGACGCCGCCGAGGCGGTGGTGGTTTCCCACGGTCTCGAGCCGTTCAGCCACGCCGACTACGAGCCCGGCCGCCGGTTCTACTTCTTCGACTGGGACGGGATCGAGTTCGAGGTGGTCAGCTATGCTTGA
- the ubiA gene encoding 4-hydroxybenzoate octaprenyltransferase, whose product MGLADQRPHAVTDDAIVPDSQHRGLVARLPESLRGYAQLARFDRPIGWWLLFWPGVWAVLLAGGGDRWGLIAWLLVGAIAMRGAGCVYNDIVDRDLDKQVARTAVRPVASGAIGLKAAWVWLLALCLAGLIVLLQLRWQAQLVALASLLPVAAYPYMKRITWWPQAWLGIVFSWAALVGWVEVRGDHLAVLAALYAGCIAWVIGYDTIYALQDREDDALIGIRSSALRMGAHVRGGVGAFYAAAVALWALAIWLLRGDPIAMLALLPMAGHLGWQVMALELEQGEDALAKFRSNRFAGVLFAAGCFVVGNTGG is encoded by the coding sequence ATGGGTCTGGCCGATCAGAGGCCGCATGCGGTGACCGACGACGCGATCGTCCCCGATTCGCAGCACCGCGGCCTCGTCGCACGGTTGCCGGAGAGCCTGCGCGGCTATGCCCAGCTCGCCCGCTTCGATCGTCCGATCGGCTGGTGGCTGCTGTTCTGGCCGGGCGTGTGGGCGGTGCTGCTGGCGGGCGGGGGAGATCGCTGGGGCCTGATCGCCTGGCTGCTGGTGGGCGCGATCGCAATGCGGGGGGCGGGCTGCGTCTATAACGACATCGTCGACCGCGATCTCGACAAGCAGGTCGCGCGCACCGCGGTGCGCCCCGTGGCGAGCGGGGCGATCGGCCTCAAGGCGGCGTGGGTCTGGCTGCTGGCGCTGTGCCTGGCCGGGCTGATCGTGTTGCTCCAGTTGCGCTGGCAGGCGCAACTCGTCGCGCTGGCCAGCCTGTTGCCCGTCGCCGCCTACCCCTACATGAAGCGCATCACCTGGTGGCCGCAGGCGTGGCTGGGAATCGTGTTCAGCTGGGCGGCATTGGTCGGCTGGGTCGAGGTTCGCGGCGATCACCTCGCCGTCCTCGCCGCGCTCTACGCAGGGTGCATCGCCTGGGTCATCGGCTACGACACGATCTACGCGCTGCAGGACCGCGAGGACGATGCCCTGATCGGCATCCGCAGCAGCGCGCTGCGGATGGGCGCGCATGTGCGTGGCGGGGTGGGCGCGTTCTATGCCGCCGCGGTCGCGCTGTGGGCGCTGGCCATCTGGTTGCTGCGCGGCGACCCGATCGCCATGCTCGCGCTGTTACCCATGGCCGGGCACCTCGGTTGGCAGGTGATGGCGCTGGAACTGGAGCAGGGCGAGGATGCGCTCGCCAAGTTCCGCAGCAACCGGTTTGCCGGGGTGCTGTTCGCGGCGGGATGCTTCGTTGTCGGCAACACCGGTGGGTGA
- the soxR gene encoding redox-sensitive transcriptional activator SoxR yields the protein MDRNDLVSIGTLARRTGVAVSAIRYYEERRLLTSLRTGGNQRRFLRSDIRRISFILIAQKLGLGLAEIEAELATLPQGRTPTLTDWQRISRSMRAQLDAKIQLLTRTKQKLDQCIGCGCLSLQRCQLYNKDDRAAGGGTGPRYVLD from the coding sequence GTGGATAGGAACGATCTGGTCAGCATCGGCACTTTGGCGAGGCGCACCGGCGTCGCGGTCTCGGCCATCCGCTACTATGAAGAGCGGCGGCTGCTCACTTCGCTGCGCACCGGCGGCAACCAGCGGCGCTTCCTGCGCTCCGACATCCGCCGGATCAGCTTTATCCTGATCGCCCAGAAGCTCGGGCTGGGCCTCGCCGAGATCGAGGCCGAACTCGCCACACTCCCCCAGGGCCGCACCCCGACGCTGACCGACTGGCAACGCATCAGCCGCTCGATGCGCGCCCAGCTCGACGCCAAGATCCAGTTGTTGACGCGGACCAAGCAGAAGCTCGACCAGTGCATCGGCTGTGGGTGCCTGAGCTTGCAGCGCTGCCAGCTCTACAACAAGGACGACCGCGCCGCCGGGGGCGGGACCGGGCCGAGGTATGTGCTGGATTAG